One Poecile atricapillus isolate bPoeAtr1 chromosome 18, bPoeAtr1.hap1, whole genome shotgun sequence genomic window, CTGAGGGTGAGCTAAGCATCTACAGCATGTTCCAAACTCAAATGGGTCCGAACTTCCAAGGCTCTGAGCAGTCTCTGAGCAGTCTCCCCTAACCAGGATCAGGGGTTGTTTTGAGACCTGATGCATTGAGCCAAAACTGCTGCACATCGCTGAGCACTGCTCTGTGTCCAGCTGTCCCCTGAAGAGCAAATGGTCCCCAAATCTTATTTACTTACCATACAGTAAAACACCATGGCACCAGCTCCTGTGTTTACAGTGGAAATGCAATGCAGTACATTTGgtagatttttctctttaaaacaaaagaagaatCTTGGGTATGCACAGTTTTTATATCACGGGGTATTGCAGCTTGCGGGGGAATTATTAGTTAAGGCAGTCAGGTGGCCAAGAGGCctagattattattattatcattatgatgattattattaattgatgataatgatgatgaaattgttattattatggtagggtttttttcatagGGAAAAAGTTCACAGTAAAGTGAGAGGAAACCAGGATGATTAGTTGATACTGTCCTGAAAAATTCATCCCTAGAGGGAAAACCATACTTGTGTTGTTGACTGAACTGAGTTTCCTGGAATATTTGTTTTAAGACAAACAGGAATTGGTCTTAAAGCCCCAAAAGAATAAACTACTTAagaatttacttatttttaagcACTTAAGGAGCTTCATCCCTATTTATTTCAGCAGGATTACCCATATTCTTGAAGTGGAGCACAAGCTTAAGTACTTTGCTGAAGAAGCAATTTTCACTTAAAGGTGCCTTATTTGCCTTCATATCTCAAGTTTCCCTATCACATCTAAATCAGTGGTTTATGAGTTACCTGATCTTTTATGGAGGTAGCTTGGAGCTTCTCTTCtggcagcttttcctttttagcttccactttttcttcctccttttttatttgggttttcaatagtttttatttttaacacaagAACACCGCACCTCTTTGCGCCTCTCGTTCCTCCGCGCTGTGCTCGCGTACCAATCCAGTGTGCAGCCACAACTCCATCATGTGCTGCTGTGCCCCCTCCACCCTCTCCAACTCCTCCCATTCCTCCCCACCTGGGCTTTTCTCCATGCTCAGGTGTGCACAGAGCCCTTCCTCACCATCGCCTTTAGTGCACAGCATTCCTCACACAGCTCCACAGGCACTGGGAATATTTCCTGCCAAGGTGTGCCTGCCTCCACCTCATCTGTTACTGAGTCAGGCCAGTTTATAGCagctgaggggggaaaaaggcagcaaaagcaCATGCAGAGGTATGAACGTGCAAGGTTTTCTTGGATGGAGTGAGGTCAGGCCTGTGGTGCACTGAATTACTGGCAAGCAGGAGGggattgatttttaaaaagagagagcGACAGCACAAGTATTAGTAACTTCAGTATAGGACTAGATCTGTGAGGAAACTCCAATTCCATCTTTTCTTGCATTACATTTCACACAAACCACAGGTGTCTTATTTTGGTGCAAAATGTTTACTGTACCTGCTTTTTTAAGAAAGCTGCTTGAGGTTTTTCGTCTTctactttcttctcttttaccTGTTTATCttctattttctgttcttccatcttttgtttttgctttaatttctctGCTTCTAGTTTAGCCTTTTCCTCAGCTgccctcttttcctcttctgcctttgccctctcctcagctgccctcttctcctcctctgctttctgtttttcctcagCTGCCCTCCTCTCCTCTTCAGCTTTAgccctctctctttcctcagctgccctcttctcctcttctgccTTAGCCCTCTCCTCAGCTGccctcttttcttcctcagctttttgtttttcctcagctgccctcttttcttcctctgctttttgtttttcctcagctgcccttttctcttcctctgctttttgtttttcctcagctgccctcttctcttcctctgcttttaacctctccctttcctctgcttctttcttttcttgctcagccttttcctcattcCTAAGCTTCTCTTTATCTACAGCATCAGTTACACTTTGTGTCCCTTCTGGCACAGCATTTGTATCATTCTCTGCTTTGTGTTCCTCTGCATTTACAGTTACTGCCTCTTCTTTATCTGTGGATTTTTCTGCTGTCACATCTACCTGATTTTCCTCTATGGGGATCTCCTTTGGTTTCTCCTCCTGTACCTCCTccttgtctttttcttctttttttccctcttcttccccATCTTGCCTCCAGTTGTTCCTTTGGTACGATTTGGTAACTGTTTCCGTCTCCTCAATCTCACAGCGTCCTCGGCGCGTTTCAGCCTTCTCCTCTTTCCCCGTGGTCTCATTTTCTTCCACATTGTTTACTTCTCTCCTGCTGGGCAGTGACAAGCTCCCATCTGTGATCGTGGGGTCAAATTCCTTTTGGCGTTCCAGGGCTTCCTGCAGACGTTTCTGGCGTCTCTCCTCCCGTCTCGCCAGCCTCTCCAACAAAGCAGCTTCATCATCTGTAGAGCGCTTGCTTTCCTCTCCTGCCACACTATGTAGAAGGAAAAggtttgcattaaaaaaaaaaaataaaaaattctttctaACAACAACATGCACTTCACTGTTTCGAGGAAAAGATCCTGCTGTAACATCATTCTTGGGCTGGGAAACACAACAGGCTACACAAACACAACAGGTTatacaaaaaaattcaaaattctgctgctgttttgctaATCTATATCCATTCTCCTTGCCTGAAATAGATCACTTCTTGTGCTCAGCATCTATGAGCACTTGCCATCACAATTCTGGTTTCTTCTATCAATTGTGTTATGGCCACTGGAAATCTGGGTGTATTATTTGTGACACCAATAATGTGTCACATTTAGTTTTAAAGCTAAAGTGATGGGCAGACAGGAAGGCCACTCATCTTGTGACAAGAGGGTGGTGACATGAGTGATGTGGTGTCGTGGTTTAGGGGCTACAGGGGCACTGCTGGGTTGACTTGATGACcttcaaggtctcttccaactttgatgattccatgattccaagTGTCACCTCCTCCCATGAGCTTTTCTGCTCTTTATTCCTGCCCGGTGCTGGCTCCAGAGCTCACACCCAGCACCTTGCAGGCGTTTTGCAGCCACAGCTTGAGGACTGGCTGCCACCCAGCTCTTTGGCCACACAACAGCATCACCCCTGTGAGCAGAACCAAAGATGTGGTGTTTTGTGAGGCCTGAGAGAATCTGAAACCaccaggagccccagctgaaTCACCCCACAGACAGCCTTGAGGACACCTGGATATGAGCCATGAGCATGGCCTCAAGCCCAGAGTCAGCCATGCTCCCACCCTACCATggagacacagccagggtgATCCCCTCAGTGTGAAGTCCTTCTTCATTTTAAGGATGGACAAACCCAGTTTTCACAAAAGACATGAAATGCTTCACACGAACACTCTCAATGTCAGAACAAAAAACTGtcttttattctctgactccagtatttatagtCTCAACtatgaccagggattggataattaagttacaccttcccaagcacactggtcatgagaaatGTCCataaaaagatgtttcttagaaggaatgtgataaacaacttatgtttataggactttcatgggaaagtaactaaaactgtgaaaacattatcagaaggcttaattttcagggcgacacccAGTACTTCAAATTCAAGCACCAAAGCAAACCTCTTCCAGATACTTCTCTGCTCTGAACAAAAATTACCATTGGCTTGAACAGGAAACAGCATCAGACATTTACCTGTTTTGGGCATTAACCTCGGATTTCTCTGTTACTTCTCCTGAGAGATCTCCCTCTTCCTTTTGCCGCAGCCTCTCCTGCCGAGCCCGCCGGCGACGTTCTCTGGCGGCTTCTTCGTCATCGTCATCGTTTCTCTGGTAGGAGAGCCTGCAACAGGGAAAGGGGAACAAAGGTGTTATTGCATATTggacactgaaaaaaatcccaaaaagcaGTTTTCTAGAGCGTGGCTACAGTGCCTGCTCCATGTGCTCTAGTGAAAATACGCTGTCAAATTGAGGCGCATAATTTCAAACCCcggttttcttttgtttctcagAAGCAAACTTGAGAAAATAGTCCCTGTGAAGGCAGCAGCCACACCACACCGTCAGCTAGCTCCTAGAAAACACCAAATCTATAAAAGCCCAGCTCTGTAGCTGAGCAAACATGCTCCTAGCCTGCTCCTGTAGGAGCACTCACCGCTGTGTTTGAGCAGCTCAGGCCCACGTAGCTGGAATTGGACTCAGCAAAGCAGCTTTTCATCAGCCTCCCCTAAATATCACACTCTGAAAATGGGGACAGTATTCTACAGCTCAAAGACTAGAAAGCAGGGAGACACAAGTAtgacagcagctctcagtgGTTGGTTCTGAGTGCCAAACATCTGACGCCCACAAAATTTTTGTGAGCCCGGAGCCCTGCCAGGCCAAATCACACAAGATCGCTGCTGTGATGAAAGCCTACAGCTGAGAACCCATTGTACTCATCTAACCCAACAGATGATTACATTTAGCTTCATCCTACttgaaaaggaccttaaaaTCCTAATAATCCTGTGTCCCATTCAAATCTTTGCTGAGGTTATTACTGTGTGAGATAAAGGGAGAGGCCTGCATTCCTCTTATCTTTTTGAGCAGGGAAAGTGAATTTGGAAGCCAACATGTGCCAGACCCAGTCAGGACATTCATTTACTTTGCTTCTGGCAGTGGTCTGATACATCATGGTTAAGGAGTCTCTCTTCTTTACATAGTCACATATTTAAGTTAGCAGTGCAGccatgaacagaaaaaaaccccagagttCTTCACTGACTAAAACCAAGTACAGATAATGTTTgtattgcaaatattttaacattaaaagCAACTAAACCATTTTGATTTAGCCATCAATCAGACTCTTTGGGGCCAAACCTCTCCCATCACCGCGTTCTgacattatttttctcctttgctggAAGAAGGGTGAAAGTACAGGACCAGCAATCAGTTATCCCAATTTTACTTTAAGAATTTAAAGTGTAAAATATGGCTGAGCCACTTGCCAGACCTAGAACAGCATTTTCATCCTGAGTGCACCAAAGAATTTAATTTGCTATTTTCATGCTCTGCTTCAAGAGCTTGCAACCTTTCCCTTTGTAGAAACAACTCTTCTCAAAGAGAGTGCAAACCATGAGCAGCACAGCCATGAGGGATCACAGTGAGGGATGAGGAAGAAAGGAGGGAGCTGAATTAAAAGCCCTAAAGGTGATGCAGGGAATCACCTGCCATTTTTAAGCAACTCCAAGGGGTATCAACATTTTGTTTAGGTCTACAACAGAAAGGATAAGAATACAATACTAAACCAGTGGGGTCTTTAATTTCCACAAGAAAGAGCAGACCACATAAAGATGAAGTTCATTCCACTCTCTGTACCCACACAGAACACCCCTCCACAGAAAGAAGAACAACTGCTTTTAAAAGCCtctttaaaatgccttttttaaaGCACCAGTTGCTCAGCAAactaaaaaaggaaatgaaaagaatACCCTAAgcaaaaaattcccacaaaatcttatCCATTAAACAGATATGTACTTCCTGTCCTTGGACACTTATCACATAGATCATCTGTTAAGAAAGCTGAAAATGTCTCTTAATATGATTCTAAACTCATCCATTGCCTTCCTCCATATCAGTGCAGTTTCCTACAGCCAGCAAATACACCAGGTATGGGCTCCATCCATGAGAATCACCTTAAGTATTCATTTCTGTTCACCAACATTCATGCAATCTGCCCAATAATCTGTAAATACACACATGGGAACAACATGGGATTAAACATGGGAACAAAAAGTTGAAGTTTTTTTAAgagtttcttgttttccttacaATTATGTTAACACTGCTTTCAGTGTGAAGAGTGACCCTCATTCTGCCACTGTTACAGATCTCTGCAGCAGCCCACCACAAGCAAAATCAACTTGGGAGCTCTTCAGAGTTTATCTTCCAATTGCCTACATCTTTTGACATTCCTCAGATGAggagtaaataaataataaaaagtatttCTCCAAGATTTCAACTCTGTTTATCAGACAGATGGAAATCTGATGATCCACGCTGGCCTGGGTTGTTTCTCCACCCTTGGAGAGCAGCCTTGCTGCCCAGCACACACCCAGCAGCTAAATGAAACCAAACTGACATCCATTTGTCACCTTTCACATGGCTTTGCAGGCAAGCATCTCTCCACAatcagctgttccagctgtctCAGGCACTGAGACCACAACACAGCATGATCTCAAAAGAGGTGATGGTAAAAAAAGGTATGCCAAGCCTGCTGATACAACTCTCTTGTGGAATATCTGActattctgagttggaaaggacccacaaggatcatcgagtGCCAGCTCTCAAGGGCTGAAATCCCAGACCTGAAGAGCTCAACAACAAATCTCATTAGTATCTAAGTCTAAAAATGTTGCCCTCAGATAGAATGGGCGGGGGGAGACTTtgagtgaaaaataaatctgctggATTGGGAACACAGGACATGTGGCCATTTGCTTCAGACCTTTCTCAGAGCAACACAGCACTCTGTATTTTACACCAAACACTGAATTTATGTAAAGTTATAACCCAGCAAGGAACTTGGTAATAGCTGGGATGATTATGGGGCTGAAACCATTTCATACAATCCAGCTTTAACTGGTTTCCACTTGAAACCACAAATCAGCTCGAGCATTATCTAATGCACTTTGGGTTTGGAGTGCATTGCTTGCACTCCTTGCCCAGCTCTacaacattattattattgtctGAATTATGACAGCGCTGAAATTTCCTGATCAAGCTCATGGGCTTGCTACAGTAGGCAATTTATGAAGATAGGGCAAGATCTGGTCCCCATTCTAAACAGTGTGTATTCTGATTAAAGAGAAACTTTATCATTTGTAGCACAATCTGCCCTCAGTGAGTCATAAATAAACCTGATGAATccagattttttcatttttcacaggaGTGGAAAAAACCTGCCTAATTTGACTGGATCACACTACTCCATTCTAGAAGAGGCAGGGAGAAAGAATTGCTGTGGATCTGAACTCAGACTCCATTTCAAGAGTGtcagaaacacatgaaaaaattccaaacagagaaaaaagccTTTAAGATTTTTAAGTTAAGCAGGCAGCTCATATCTGCCTCTTCTTTCCTCCATGGTTTGCTTGAATGTCAATCTGGTTTTTAGGCCTGCAGAAACACCTTTCATTCTTAGCAGCGCCCTCACAACGTGGACCCAATTAGACACAATTGCACCTATCCAGCTCTTTCCCACACTACTTTGTCATCCTGAAGCTTTTACATGTATTACAGACTGATTTTGTCTGTGGTCCACCCCAAGAAATGAGATCATTCATCCTGTACCAAACTGCTGCACCTCCAGCTTGTGACCTAACCTACTTCCAGGACCTCTGCCCTTTGTTAGGTGAGACCACAGCAGCTGAAGCGATTTCTGTTGGTTTGTGTCTCCAAATTTATGTCAGATGGAGGATGTCAGTAAAATGTCCTCAATGACAAACTTCACTGCCAGACTCAGTCTATAAAAGTTGAATTTGTCGGCCTTCTGTGCTCTTAGAAAGTCTTTCTGTTTACCCAGGCTCTTCCTGAAAGGATGGGTGGGGTGAGGATGGACTTTGTTAAAACACCCAGTGGGGAGCGTTCTTTGTGTCACTGTTGATATTCAGTCCCATTTTGTTTATGATTACATATGTCTTTAATCTTTTTATTGTTTGCTTAATTTGTGTTATGATAGGCACATAAAAACCTGAATATAAACAACTGATCAATCTtcacctccaaaaaaaaaaagcaaaccataCCAAGTACACATGATTCCACAGAGGGCTTTGCGTGTCAATCTCAGCTGTATTTCATTCAAGTCATATCTAAAAATGTGCTGAATGGTGGGGGGCAGTTGTGgggaaaactgttttttctaaTCATTCCCCCCATCATTCAGTGAGAGCTGCCAGCATTCTGCTCAGACCTGATCAAGAAGACTCATTTTTATGAGGGAATGAGCAGAATTTCAGTCCAAAATTCTCATGCTTCAAGAAGATGTAGTGAGTGAAAACAGGGGATTATGCTGGAGACATGCAGACATGCCACCACAGTTCTCAGTCCAATGCTGTGCATGAATGCTGTTATTAACACCCAtatttttcacatatttctCAATTTGACATGCAccatggtttgttttttttttcagattgaaTGTAGGAGAGACAAGTGGATAAAATTAACCAATGgctggaaatgaaaacaaattaaaactggAAATTAAGCACATGTTTTGAACAGTGGGGATAATTACATACACGAGAAATTATGGTACATCCGTCTCTTGCATCTCTGCATTAAGATGAATGCCTGTTTGGAAGTTATACTACAAAataatcccaattttggggttcaTTGTATGGTGAAATTCCACTAACAGTTATGTATGGGAAGTTGGACCAGATTATATGGTGGCACCTGCTGGATTTAAACACTACAGCCTTCCATTTACAAACAGCAcacatttctcattttgctCACAACTTATCTCTGTCTCAGCAATATTTTTACTCTGTTTATCCATCCATTCTCCACAGGCACACAGCCTGTACTCCTGAGCAGGCAAATCACCCAGATGTGCACACAGTTCTCGGGCCAAAACAGACTGATGCACCTTTCAGTGTATTATGTTCTCATTCACTTCATTTTCATACTGTGTTTCCAAtatactttcttctttttcatagCTCCAAAGATTTCAGGgattactatttttttctggaggatAACCACTTATCAAATACTTTTTCAGAAGAACATTGTCTCTGTCAGACCTGGCATCCTTAATTTCCTGCTGTACCTTCAGAAGCATTTCTTCTGCCTTAAACCTTGATCTAAAACACCTAAAGGCTAAAACTTCTGGCCATTTTAACAAcaccttttttgttgtttcagctAAGCAAAACCTTTGGATTATTGACTTTGGTTAAGGACTTGGCTGGAGGCTGttattttgtttacatgacaaaaCAGTCAAACATGGTAAAGAGAGGTTCAGTTTGTGTacattctttttttaactttttttatggtttctttttttttgacattttagaCATTTAGGTTTTTTAACAGGTAAGGAAAGAGTAGGTACACTCATCCCTCAAACAGTGTGATTCTGAAATCTAATGAAACCACATCGAAGAATGAAGTACAAAAAGTGATATGCAGGCTAAAAAAGGACTCCATACTGACAGCAAAAAATCCTTGGTGACTACCAAGTAATTAATGCCAAAACCATccaaagattttatttctttgctgagGATGGCACTGAAGCCTCTCAGAAAGATCTTGGCTTCCCAAATTACTGTTTTCCGttgaaaatgtaaatttcaCTTTAGGAGATTCCAAGATTTCCAATGCCCTgcatctttcctttttttttttttcctgctcataACAGCTCAGCTCCTTTGGTTTTAGATTCCAGCCCTAAACCTGGGCCTGGCAGTCAGATCCAGCCTGCACCACCACGGCACCGCTCGCACAAAGGCAGAATGACTCATGCACGCGcctattttccttttcattcttttttctttccaaccCCCCACCCCTCCTTTCCTCATGGCTTAAAACTGATGATCTGTTTTCGTAATATGAAGTGCAAGCAGATTCTCCAACCACAGCCACATAGCTCTGGTAAATCACCTCAGCATAAATCGGCTGCAAACATGAAGGGTAAAACCCTCCTGCTACCGAAACAATGTCAAATTTCCGACCTATATTATATTTAGATAAAAGTGCCTGCTGGAAATGTACCAGGGGGAAGAAAGTAATTCTCTCAATATGTGAAGCCTAATGCTCTGCAGTTTTACTGCATAACAATAGACATGGCATTGACCTGTCGGTGAGCAGAGCAGCGTATCGAATCTCTTCCAATTTAGGtgtttcacatgaaaaaaagaaaaaaaaaaatgagcagaaaaCAATAAGTGGCCAAGTGCCTTCTACCTGAccattttttactgtttttcctgGAGCTTGGTGGAGTTCACCCAGATCTCTGTTTCCCTGGCAGACGGTGAACAGGCAGAAGAGTGTACACAACAAGTTTGCTTTTCCAAACGTGAAAAAGCGGGAGCAAAACCCAATCAGCGTGCATACCACTGTGGTTAATGTGGGATTTGTTGACTCCAGAGCAAATTGCTTGCTGCCACCACCTCCAGCTTCTAGTGCTTTATTGCATATAAAATCCGAAATAATTTATGCCACAGCCTTACCCAGTAAGTAATATTTCAGGCACATGACTTGAGAACAATGGGCATCTTGCCTGGCTGAGGCAGAAGTCAGGCTCTACAGGATTTGCCCTAGAATGTACAATCCACAATTTCTACAAAGACAAATaagaagttttctttcttgtggTTTTGGGCTGCTATATTTAATGTGGCTTTCAAGGCACTTTTATACCTCAAATTGCTAGCTTACTGATTGCATCCAAAATTAAGATCTAACTCAATGTGCAGTTTAGCCCAGTAGCTGCAGCAGgcaatattttttgaaaaaatataatttaaacactttttttttttaaaaaaaaatatttacttctgatgttactttttttttatcccaaagCAGCACAACACATCCTCAGAAACTGTTCAAACAAGAATCAGAATTTGTTCAAACAAGAACAAATTGATGACTTCAAAAAAGCACAAACTGAATTATAATAAATCATGTATGTATTCCTGTCCTGGAAACCCAGCCTTCAATTTCATCTGCTTATCTATTTTCACCCTTTGAAGACTTCTTTAATGCAGCACTCTAGGAAATAGAGAGCCTCTTAACAAACCAATGCTGGgactttatttctttcataaagATTAAGAAGATTGCTGCATTTTAAGAGCGCTGTGTTTTAAGAGGAAGTGCAGGACTGTGGGGATAAGGTCTCATCCACATGAGACTTTAATTTCAGCCTGCTCTTTCTCCACTGAATATCATGTAAGGAGAAAGACTATGAAAGTTAACTCAGAGAATCACTTATTTGAGGAATGAAACATTAATATCCAAACCAATCTCAGTCACACACCCCACTCCTCCATCACCATGCCCAGTCTACTCACAATCGACTTCCAGCATCTATTTATACACCATCCACCCTGACAAAACAAGAAACTCGTGAAACTGGAGATGGAACAGGGCTTGGGTTTTCAAATTTCTGAGCAGAATTGCCTCTTGCACTCCTGCATTTTCTGCTCTTGCCCACCAGGCTTTGCAGGGTACGATGAAGAACCACAAGTCAGGACTCTAGAGGTGAGtgtgaagggaagaaaattcACAGCATCACATGGATTTATATCAAGGACAAAGCAGCAGGACTGGGCAAGTGGCTGTCACCAACACCCAGCCAGCTTCACAGGGCTGTCCAAAAACCCTCCATGACCCAGAGAAGGGAAACTGTAACACAGCAGGTTGTGACTACCCAGATTACACATCACTCAGAAATTGAAGCGTTCTGTGCTCTGAAACACCTACAAACAGTCAGAACCCTGCTTTTATTGCTTGCTCCATTGAAGGTATGGGTGTTACCATTACTCTGGCCTCTGTGAAACATCAAAACTGCTCTGTCTTTCCCAGGGGATTAGAGATTGTAAATAAATGACAATTTCTCAGAGCTAGACTGGTCCCTGAGGATGTCTGCCGAAGCTTTCAGAAATACAGCGAGCTCTGTGCTGATGACCAAAGTACAAGGCATGTGTTTGCACACAGGGAgtctggaaaaataattttaccagATAATTATTCAGATAATAATAGAATAATCTTTTTTTATCCGCTCTTCTCAGCCTAAAATATGCACCAGGAGGACACAGCCTTAACATACCACagatttatttcagaataaatattgaaataaatgcCACAAACAGGATAGCAGATGAAATGCAAGACCAGAACATGCACCAAAACAGAGCAGACTGTGAACCCTTATGCTAACCGAAATAAAGCACTTGAGGGGAAATGTGGCATTACAAATACATCCAGTACTACATGTggtgaatgggaaaaaaaaaaaaaatgtaatgaaaatcaGATGTCCCAAGATTTTCTGGTACCAATTCCCCATGCACACAACTCACGGATGCTGTGCAGGTGTGGATTTTGTTTCAAGGGAAATTCATGGCTGTTTGCTTTTAACATGGGCAAGCATCTCTCTCTTTCTGAGGTGTTTAAGAAGCCTGCTGTCAACAGCCCAGGTGATCAGGAGACACTTTTGGTGAGACAGCAGAGGAATTATTAGTGCAGATCCCATCACTTGCTAACGGGATTAGGGGCAGATACATTCCATGCATCCCTGTGAACGCAAATCCTGATGTGTCTTTCACCTTCATGGAAGGTGGTAAAGGAGCTTTCCATAAAACAACTCTGTAGAGATCTGCAGGGTCACGTACAGCACTTTGAACAGCACATGAATGCTACAACAATTTGCAGACATCATGTAACAGCACTGTGCAAATGAAACAGCTGGAAGTTTGAAATGCAGCCATTGTAACTACACCCACATAAACACAATAAAATACCCTGGCTTTCAACTTTCAATTAGTTTTCCCTTAGATGTGCTTGTTCTTCTCATATTGCTTCACTGTAATCCTTATTCCAGAGAAGTTACTCGTAAGAAATTACCAAACTCAGTGTTGGAGATACTGTCTGGAAAGCTGACTGAGCTCATGAGAGCTGATTAATCACACTGCAAATACAAATCTAAAAGCCactgctctttaaaaaaaggagggggaacAACCCTTTTCACAGAACTCTAGCATCCAACAGAAACCTCTTCCATTTCAAAGACTCACTAATAAATTATTCACAACTTACAAGCTGTTCACAGAAAGTATCCAGATAAAAAACAGGAATCAGTAGAAAATAACTATTTTCTTGCCCTAAAAAGCCCACAACTTGGAGACTTCCAAAAGGACATAGTAAAGAGGCACCTAACACAGAGAAACTGCCCCTTGGAGATacagggacagggtgagggGCTTTTCTGCATTATACAGTGTGCTTTCAAACCCCAACAGTTATTACTGCAGCCTTTTTGTAGTTGTTGCTGATAATTTCAGTTTCATTCTGGAACAGCAGTTCCACACAGGAAGCCAGTCAGTAACAGCTGTTGGAAAACACTTTACAAAGGTAAGCATCCAGACAGGAAGGATAGCAAAGAGCTGCTGTGATAAAAAAGCAATACAGCCAATGGAAACAGACTGCAAGGGCAGCCAAAAGAGGATCTGATCCCAAAGGTGAGAGGAGACAAGCCCTGAGCAGTTTCCATCACCAAGAAGCAAAGCCGTCTAACAGATTCAACTGacatttttacagaaagggtaatCAAAAAATTCATCATTAAACATACACACCCACAGATGTTCAAGCCAAGGCTTCTGGTATAATCCATTCCATTCCAGAAGTGAATGCAGACCAATGGTTCTTGGCACTTGTTAAATTCTTTCCATCAAAAGATCTCAACATGTTTTACAAATGTTGAGCAACCCTTGCAACCCTTCTGACTTCTGTGTGCTGTTATTATTACAATGCCAGTTAATGGAATGGAAAAAGAGATATATAGATGAATGTACTACTTTTAG contains:
- the CALD1 gene encoding caldesmon isoform X2; protein product: MDDFERRRELRRQKREEMRLEAERLSYQRNDDDDEEAARERRRRARQERLRQKEEGDLSGEVTEKSEVNAQNSVAGEESKRSTDDEAALLERLARREERRQKRLQEALERQKEFDPTITDGSLSLPSRREVNNVEENETTGKEEKAETRRGRCEIEETETVTKSYQRNNWRQDGEEEGKKEEKDKEEVQEEKPKEIPIEENQVDVTAEKSTDKEEAVTVNAEEHKAENDTNAVPEGTQSVTDAVDKEKLRNEEKAEQEKKEAEERERLKAEEEKRAAEEKQKAEEEKRAAEEKQKAEEEKRAAEEKQKAEEEKRAAEERAKAEEEKRAAEERERAKAEEERRAAEEKQKAEEEKRAAEERAKAEEEKRAAEEKAKLEAEKLKQKQKMEEQKIEDKQVKEKKVEDEKPQAAFLKKQEEEKVEAKKEKLPEEKLQATSIKDQVKDDKGKAPKEEMKSVWDRKKGVPEQKAQNGERELPASKLKPTENAFGRSKGSANAEEAKPGVEALKRLEDQRRRRGENESEELEKLKEKQQEAAAELDELKKRREERRKILEEEEQKKKQEEAERKIREEEEKRRMKEEIERRRAEAAEKRQKMPEDGVSEDKKPFKCFSPKGSSLKIEERTEFLNKSAQKSGMKPTQTTAVVSKIDSRLEQYTSAIEGTKASRPAKASDLHVPAEGVRNIKSMWEKGNVFSSPSGTGTPNKETAGLKVGVSSRINEWLTKTPESNKSPAPKPSDLRPGDVSGKRNLWEKQSVEKPAASSKVSAMGKKSETNGLRQFEKEP